A single genomic interval of Gouania willdenowi chromosome 22, fGouWil2.1, whole genome shotgun sequence harbors:
- the marcksb gene encoding myristoylated alanine-rich protein kinase C substrate b: MGAQISKTAGKDEAAVEKPAEGAAVAAKTNGQENGHAKTNGDASPAAEDADKSDVHVNGSTPTDEAPKEDGEKAEAAEANGEKEPAATNGEASAKAEEGTPSTSEDGKQKKKRFSFKKPSFKLSGFSFKKTKKESEDAAEEGAATAEAAAPADGDAATEASAAEEAKPAEEGAKEEAAEEPKAEEEEEPAAAAGEEKAAEASPEPEAAASPEAAAATE, translated from the exons ATGGGAGCACAAATCTCCAAAACCGCTGGGAAAGACGAAGCCGCGGTGGAAAAGCCGGCAGAAGGAGCGGCTGTTGCAGCCAAAACCAACGGACAG GAAAATGGTCACGCCAAGACTAACGGGGATGCCTCTCCTGCCGCAGAGGATGCCGACAAATCCGATGTGCATGTGAACGGCAGCACTCCGACTGACGAGGCTCCAAAGGAAGATGGTGAGAAAGCTGAGGCTGCGGAGGCTAATGGAGAGAAGGAGCCGGCCGCCACAAACGGGGAGGCCTCTGCCAAAGCGGAGGAAGGCACTCCTTCCACCAGCGAGGATGGCAAGCAGAAGAAAAAGCGTTTCTCCTTTAAGAAGCCTTCCTTTAAGCTGAGCGGCTTCTCTTTCAAGAAAACCAAGAAAGAATCTGAAGATGCTGCAGAGGAAGGGGCAGCAACAGCTGAGGCTGCTGCTCCAGCCGACGGAGACGCAGCAACAGAAGCTTCTGCTGCTGAGGAGGCCAAACCTGCTGAGGAGGGAGCCAAGGAGGAGGCAGCTGAGGAGCCCAAGgcggaagaagaagaagaaccagcagcagcagctggagaAGAGAAGGCCGCTGAAGCCTCACCTGAGCCAGAGGCAGCAGCTAGTCCAGAGGCCGCTGCTGCCACTGAGTAA
- the col10a1a gene encoding collagen, type X, alpha 1a: MDLRVASILLIMVASTAAHGKGYVVKKVMPYPVKSHVVSVAGEPGAPGEPGPEGPAGPPGPPGENGEGLPGPQGPPGSPGAPGRSIAGKPGSPGGAGKPGSAGLPGDRGDTGSPGPQGPRGAPGSPGTPGPAGLSATGKPGPSGLPGAMGPRGEPGLKGHPGVPGLPGAKGDRGVGIPGPQGETGAEGPMGPPGKPGEGGVGKPGRPGMAGEPGKSGTPGRDGATGPMGPQGPKGHTGAPGVGAPGKAGDNGAPGLPGQTGPKGHQGPAGAPGAPGVPGYGKPGANGEKGERGATGSPGATGAKGEQGPTGYTGATGATGATGPTGPQGERGFTGGPGAVGAKGDTGATGPQGPKGNKGDQGAQGFQGKQGYPGAAGPPGSRGATGPMGDKGNVGAPGTPGAPGIPGPAGPKGHPGRAGEPGTPGAEGVTGARGPTGPQGPSGAAGLKGHPGLPGAPGPAGLAAKGVPGPQGPPGLPGENGADGPVGPAGPPGPPGPPGEVVFEKGMGMSEVMVKSPMSAFTASLATPYPAAGSPIKFDQIVYNAENHYDPESGIFTCQVPGVYYFSYSIHVNGAHALVALYKNGQPVMFSYDEYNKGFLDQMSGSAVLLLDEQDTVYIQIPDEEANGVFAAENVHCSFSGFLIAST, from the exons ATGGACCTACGTGTAGCGAGCATCCTCCTCATCATGGTGGCCTCTACAGCTGCCCATGGGAAGGGGTACGTTGTGAAGAAGGTGATGCCTTACCCCGTCAAGAGCCATG TGGTGTCTGTAGCAGGTGAGCCTGGTGCTCCAGGTGAACCTGGCCCTGAAGGACCTGCTGGCCCTCCTGGCCCCCCTGGTGAGAATGGTGAAGGCCTCCCTGGACCCCAAGGACCTCCTGGATCTCCAGGGGCTCCTGGCCGTTCCATTGCTGGAAAACCTGGATCTCCAGGTGGAGCTGGAAAACCTGGCAGTGCTGGTCTACCTGGTGATAGGGGAGACACTGGGTCCCCTGGCCCTCAAGGACCAAGGGGAGCCCCTGGATCCCCTGGAACTCCTGGACCTGCTGGTCTCTCTGCTACTGGCAAGCCTGGCCCTTCAGGGCTTCCTGGAGCAATGGGCCCCCGAGGAGAGCCTGGTCTTAAAGGACACCCAGGTGTACCTGGACTGCCAGGGGCTAAGGGTGATAGAGGGGTAGGAATTCCAGGACCTCAGGGTGAGACAGGAGCTGAAGGACCTATGGGTCCACCTGGAAAGCCAGGTGAGGGTGGAGTTGGAAAGCCAGGAAGACCAGGAATGGCAGGTGAACCAGGAAAGTCAGGTACCCCAGGTAGAGATGGTGCCACTGGTCCCATGGGACCTCAAGGACCTAAGGGACACACTGGTGCACCCGGTGTAGGTGCTCCTGGAAAAGCAGGCGATAATGGTGCCCCAGGTTTACCTGGTCAAACTGGCCCTAAAGGTCATCAGGGACCTGCAGGTGCCCCTGGTGCCCCAGGTGTTCCTGGGTATGGAAAACCAGGTGCAAATGGAGAGAAGGGAGAGAGAGGAGCTACTGGTAGCCCAGGTGCAACAGGTGCAAAGGGTGAGCAAGGTCCTACAGGATATACTGGTGCCACTGGTGCAACTGGCGCCACTGGTCCAACTGGACCTCAGGGAGAGAGAGGTTTTACTGGTGGACCTGGTGCTGTTGGAGCTAAAGGTGACACAGGTGCAACTGGACCTCAGGGTCCCAAGGGAAACAAGGGTGATCAGGGAGCTCAGGGGTTCCAAGGCAAGCAGGGTTATCCAGGTGCAGCAGGTCCTCCTGGATCTAGAGGTGCTACTGGGCCAATGGGTGATAAAGGAAATGTAGGTGCCCCAGGTACTCCTGGTGCCCCAGGTATTCCTGGACCTGCTGGACCCAAAGGTCATCCTGGTCGTGCAGGTGAGCCAGGTACTCCTGGAGCTGAAGGGGTTACAGGCGCTAGAGGTCCAACTGGGCCTCAAGGTCCTTCTGGGGCTGCTGGCCTTAAGGGACACCCAGGTCTACCTGGTGCTCCTGGCCCAGCAGGTTTGGCCGCAAAGGGTGTTCCAGGACCTCAGGGTCCCCCAGGTCTGCCTGGTGAGAACGGAGCTGATGGCCCAGTGGGTCCTGCTGGTCCTCCTGGTCCACCAGGTCCTCCTGGTGAGGTTGTCTTTGAAAAGGGTATGGGAATGAGTGAGGTCATGGTGAAGTCCCCCATGTCTGCTTTCACTGCATCTCTAGCTACGCCGTACCCTGCTGCTGGCAGCCCGATTAAGTTTGACCAGATCGTGTACAATGCTGAGAATCACTATGACCCAGAGTCAGGAATTTTCACCTGCCAGGTTCCTGGAGTGTACTACTTCTCTTACAGCATCCATGTTAATGGAGCTCACGCTCTGGTGGCTCTTTACAAGAATGGCCAGCCTGTTATGTTCTCCTATGATGAGTACAACAAAGGCTTCCTGGACCAGATGTCCGGTAGTGCTGTTCTTTTGCTTGATGAGCAGGATACAGTCTATATCCAGATCCCTGATGAGGAGGCCAATGGTGTCTTTGCTGCCGAGAATGTTCACTGCTCTTTCTCTGGGTTCCTCATTGCTTCAACGTGA